TGTACTGCTCGCACCTGATCGAGCACGTGACGCGCCAGGAACACGTGCTGGCCGAGATGTTCCGCATCCTCGCGCCCGGCGGCTTGTTGTACTTGGAGACGCCCGGTCCTCGCTCGTTGATCGTGAAGCCCGGATCCTGGCTGAGCACCATCGCCATCTCGAACCCGCCGAATCATTGGGATGATCCGACGCATGTCAGCCCGCCGTGGAGCATCGAAGAGCTCACATCGCGCTTGCGCGGCGCCGGATTCGACGTGCTGCGCAGCGGCTATCATCGCGAGGCCGGCGCCCTCTTGGCGCCGCTGTATGCTGGCGCCATGCTCGTCGGCTTGCTGCCTGGATTGGCGGCGCAGACGCGCGCGGTGTTGGTCGGCGCCGGATGGTGGAATCTGGTCGGCTGGCCGATCTGGGCATTGGCGCGAAAGCCGCGCAACGGGTGACGGGTCGGCAAACGCGAACGCCCCTTTAACTTCATGCCGCTCACCCGTCCATGGCCGCCCCGCGCCGCATACGCGCCGTTGCGAAAGCTCTTGCTCGCGTTCGGGCTGGACGTCGAATACGTCGGGCGCGCGCGCGAGCCGGCGCTGCCTGACGGCGCCGCGTACCGGCCGCGCTTCCGGCCGTGGCTGGTCGATTCGTGGCAGCAGTGCTTCACCCTGACGCGGGGCAAAACGCTCGTATCCGACGACCGCCTCTACGTGCTCGCCTCGCTCATGCGCCAGGCGCTTGCGACGGTCGCGGGCGATGTTGCGGAGTGCGGCGTGTACCAGGGCGGCACCGCCGCCCTGCTCGCC
This genomic stretch from Candidatus Eremiobacteraceae bacterium harbors:
- a CDS encoding methyltransferase domain-containing protein, whose amino-acid sequence is MADIEARLARFTLSPRKLIARALPAGATVVDVGCGDFHKTYNYLYQTNPELRIVGLDLGVERTQYGDSPVPDHIAATGRFRRLACDVSGEPLPFADGSVQGVYCSHLIEHVTRQEHVLAEMFRILAPGGLLYLETPGPRSLIVKPGSWLSTIAISNPPNHWDDPTHVSPPWSIEELTSRLRGAGFDVLRSGYHREAGALLAPLYAGAMLVGLLPGLAAQTRAVLVGAGWWNLVGWPIWALARKPRNG